The Penaeus vannamei isolate JL-2024 chromosome 16, ASM4276789v1, whole genome shotgun sequence genome includes a window with the following:
- the LOC138864428 gene encoding perilipin-4-like, translating into MWGKCIVSRMGVWFKKHETYYRIDDKSETTSMPVACLRRSVKWGLLAHTLEGAPTTLDMSRIITKIIFLLKSYYEEKEKEMGENSRREQLIMIRQAMSVAVFSSFLETWRQRNQSKGTIPIVPKNELGMELKIKAEWAKWAVENVQKGLSGVVECPKGAKWAVESVQKGLSGVVKNVQKGLSGVVKNVQKRLSGPGLSGVVEHVQKGLSGVVEVQKGLSGLLRMSKRGQVGLSGVVENVQKGLSGPVENVQKRLSGPVENVQKGLSGVVEHVQKGLSGVVENVQKRLSGPVENVQMGLSGPVENVQKGLSGPVENVQEGISGPVENIQKGISGPVENVQKRQSGPVENVQKRLSGPVENVQKGLSGLVEHVQKRLSGVVENVQKRLSGPVENVQKGLSGPVENVQKGLSGPVENVQKWLSGPVENVQKGQSGVVENVQKGQSGAKWAVENVQKGLSGVVENVQNGLCGVVENVQKGMSGPVENVQKGLSGVVEHVQKGPSGVVENVQKGQSGVVQNVQKGQSGDKWAVENVQKGLSGVVENVQKGLSGPVDNVQKGISGPVENVQKGLSGVVENVQKGLSGPVDNVQKGISGPVENVQKGLSGVVENVQKGLSGPVDNVQKGISGPVENVQKGLRDKWAVENVQKGLSGVVENVQKGLSGPVDNVQKGISGPVENVQKGLSGVVENVQKGLSGPVDNVQKGISGPVENVQKGLSGVVENVQKGLSGPVDNVQKGISGPVENVQKGLRAKWAVENVQKGLSGVVKNVQKGLSGAVENVQKGLSGVVKNVQKGLSGVVKNVQKRLSGPVENVQKGLSGAVENVQKGLSGVVKNVQKGLSGAVENVQKGLSGVVKNVQKGLSGVVKNVQKRLSGPVENVQKGLSGAVENVQKGLSGRLRKDTFNVTRKHVENVIAENEMVRELIFFRAMHAWYPAFC; encoded by the exons ATGTGGG gtaAGTGCATAGTTTCCAGAATGGGTGTATGGTTTAAAAAGCATGAAACTTATTACAGAATAGATGACAAGTCGGAAACAACCAGCATGCCTGTAGCTTGTTTACGACGTTCG GTTAAATGGGGCCTCTTAGCGCATACATTAGAGGGCGCGCCGACCACGCTCGATATGTCTCggataattacaaaaattataTTTCTTCTGAAGAGTTACT atgaagagaaagagaaggagatgggtgaAAATTCGAGGCGAGAACAACTCATCATGATTCGCCAAGCAATGTCTGtagctgttttttcttcttttcttgagaCATGGAGACAACGGAACCAGTCGAAGGGGACAATTCCGATTGTGCCAAAGAATGAATTGGGAATGGAACTAAAGATCAAAGCAGAGT gggctaagtgggctgttgagaatgtccaaaaggggctaagtggtgtggttgagtgtccaaaaggggctaagtgggcGGTTGAGagtgtccaaaaggggctaagtggtgtggttaagaatgtccaaaaggggctaagtggtgtgGTTAAGAATGTCCAAAAGAGGCTAAGTGGTccg gggctaagtggtgtggttgagcatgtccaaaaggggctaagtggtgtggttgaggtccaaaaggggctaagtgggctgttgagaatgtccaaaaggggccAAGTG gggctaagtggtgtggttgagaatgtccaaaaggggctaagtggtccggttgagaatgtccaaaagagGCTAAGTGGTccggttgagaatgtccaaaaggggctaagtggtgtggttgagcatgtccaaaaggggctaagtggtgtggttgagaatgtccaaaagagGCTAAGTGGTccggttgagaatgtccaaatGGGGCTAAGTGGTccggttgagaatgtccaaaaggggctaagtggtcCGGTTGAGAATGTCCAAGAGGGGATAAGTGGTCCGGTTGAGAATATCCAAAAGGGGATAAGTGGTccggttgagaatgtccaaaagagGCAAAGTGGTccggttgagaatgtccaaaagagGCTAAGTGGTccggttgagaatgtccaaaaggggctaagtggtctggttgagcaTGTCCAAAAGAGGCTAAGTGGTgtggttgagaatgtccaaaagagGCTAAGTGGTccggttgagaatgtccaaaaggggctaagtggtccggttgagaatgtccaaaaggggctaagtggtccggttgagaatgtccaaaagtgGCTAAGTGGTccggttgagaatgtccaaaaggggcaaagtggtgtggttgagaatgtccaaaaggggcaaagtg GGGCTAAGTGGGctgttgagaatgtccaaaagggactaagtggtgtggttgagaatgtccaaaacGGGCTATGTGGTgtggttgagaatgtccaaaaggggaTGAGTGGTccggttgagaatgtccaaaaggggctaagtggtgtggttgagcatgtccaaaaggggccaagtggtgtggttgagaatgtccaaaaggggcaAAGTGGTGTGGTTcagaatgtccaaaaggggcaAAGTG gggaTAAGTGGGctgttgagaatgtccaaaaggggctaagtggtgtggttgagaatgtccaaaaggggctaagtggtcCGGTTGACAATGTCCAAAAGGGGATAAGTGGTccggttgagaatgtccaaaaggggctaagtggtgtggttgagaatgtccaaaaggggctaagtggtcCGGTTGACAATGTCCAAAAGGGGATAAGTGGTccggttgagaatgtccaaaaggggctaagtggtgtggttgagaatgtccaaaaggggctaagtggtcCGGTTGACAATGTCCAAAAGGGGATAAGTGGTccggttgagaatgtccaaaaggggctaa gggaTAAGTGGGctgttgagaatgtccaaaaggggctaagtggtgtggttgagaatgtccaaaaggggctaagtggtcCGGTTGACAATGTCCAAAAGGGGATAAGTGGTccggttgagaatgtccaaaaggggctaagtggtgtggttgagaatgtccaaaaggggctaagtggtcCGGTTGACAATGTCCAAAAGGGGATAAGTGGTccggttgagaatgtccaaaaggggctaagtggtgtggttgagaatgtccaaaaggggctaagtggtcCGGTTGACAATGTCCAAAAGGGGATAAGTGGTccggttgagaatgtccaaaaggggctaa gggcaAAGTGGgcggttgagaatgtccaaaaggggctaagtggtgtgGTTAAGAATGTCCAAAAGGGCCTTAGTGGTgcggttgagaatgtccaaaaggggctaagtggtgtggttaagaatgtccaaaaggggctaagtggtgtgGTTAAGAATGTCCAAAAGAGGCTAAGTGGTccggttgagaatgtccaaaagggcCTTAGTGGTgcggttgagaatgtccaaaaggggctaagtggtgtgGTTAAGAATGTCCAAAAGGGCCTTAGTGGTgcggttgagaatgtccaaaaggggctaagtggtgtggttaagaatgtccaaaaggggctaagtggtgtgGTTAAGAATGTCCAAAAGAGGCTAAGTGGTccggttgagaatgtccaaaagggcCTTAGTGGTgcggttgagaatgtccaaaaggggctaagtgggcGGTTGAGAAAGGATACCTTTAACGTAACTAGAAAACATGTTGAAAATGTGATCGCAGAAAATGAGATGGTGCGGGAACTGATTTTTTTTCGGGCAATGCATGCATGGTATCCAGCATTTTGTTAA
- the LOC138864429 gene encoding uncharacterized protein, protein MHLILTLHLILTLHLILTLHLILFLYLILTLHLILTLHLILTLHLIFTLHLILTLHLILTLHLILFLYLILTLHLILTLHLILTLHLILTLHLILFLYLILTLHLILTLHLILTLHLILFLYPFLTLHLILFLYLILTLHLILNLHLILTLHLILTLHLIVPSREEDLRYNQGSGTQTSITLSVTILGTLVASVLFPSG, encoded by the exons ATGCACCTTATTCTCACTTTGCATCTTATTCTCACTTTACACCTTATTCTCACTTTGcatcttattctctttttatacCTTATTCTCACTTTACACCTTATTCTCACTTTGCATCTTATTCTCACTTTACACCTTATTTTCACTTTGCATCTTATTCTCACTTTACACCTTATTCTCACTTTGcatcttattctctttttatacCTTATTCTCACTTTGCACCTTATTCTCACTTTGCATCTTATCCTCACTTTACACCTTATTCTCACTTTGcatcttattctctttttatacCTTATTCTCACTTTACACCTTATTCTCACCTTGCACCTTATTCTCACTTTAcaccttattctctttttatacCCTTTTCTCACTTTAcaccttattctctttttatacCTTATTCTCACTTTACACCTTATTCTCAATTTGCACCTTATACTCACTTTACACCTTATTCTCACGTTGCACCTTATT GTACCGTCCAGAGAAGAAGACCTGAGATACAATCAGGGTTCAGGAACACAGACGTCGATCACTTTATCTGTTACGATCTTGGGAACTCTCGTAGCATCCGTCTTATTCCCCTCTGGTTAA